A genomic segment from Legionella quinlivanii encodes:
- the ftsL gene encoding cell division protein FtsL produces the protein MNAAARAINQSNLFTGQLSEMRLSKQMSLIITLLISVLLSALAVVYITNEHRLRFDYLQQLEQNNHQLQLQWGQLLLEQASLATPARVEQLAIEKLRMRLPADKQTFVLKPR, from the coding sequence ATGAATGCCGCAGCCAGAGCGATAAATCAAAGCAATTTATTTACTGGACAATTATCTGAGATGCGCCTATCCAAACAGATGAGTTTGATAATAACTTTGCTAATCAGTGTTCTCTTAAGTGCACTGGCAGTAGTTTATATTACCAATGAGCATCGATTACGCTTTGATTATTTGCAGCAATTAGAGCAAAATAACCACCAATTGCAATTACAGTGGGGACAGTTACTTTTGGAACAAGCAAGCTTGGCTACTCCGGCGCGCGTTGAGCAATTGGCTATCGAAAAATTACGGATGCGTTTACCGGCAGATAAACAAACCTTTGTATTAAAGCCGCGATGA
- a CDS encoding IscS subfamily cysteine desulfurase — protein sequence MNKMPLYFDYMATTPVDPRVIEKMLHYLGKDGIFGNPASTTHRYGQQAQMAVETARAQIAESVHAEPREIVFTSGATEADNLAILGAARFYQRKGKHLITSVTEHKAVLDSFHQLEQEGFHVSYLTPQPDGLLSLQDLEQAITEETILVSIMHVNNEIGVVQDIAAIGELLKNRGIIFHVDAAQSAGKIAINLRELSVDLMSFSAHKNYGPKGIGALFVRQKPRIRLQPQSFGGGHEGGLRSGTLATHQIVGMGEAFALAEASREVEQERILKLRELLWNNIKVLPDIHLNGHTRQRVAGNLNITFPGVEGDSLLYALKDLAVSSTSACASSSMQPSYVLKAIGLDNESAFSSIRLSIGRFTTEAEIIEASQIIRQQVSRLHEISP from the coding sequence ATGAACAAAATGCCTCTTTATTTTGATTATATGGCGACTACACCAGTCGATCCGAGGGTTATAGAAAAGATGCTGCATTACCTGGGAAAAGATGGCATTTTTGGTAATCCAGCTTCAACTACGCATCGTTATGGCCAACAGGCTCAAATGGCAGTAGAAACAGCGCGCGCGCAAATTGCTGAATCAGTTCATGCTGAACCCAGAGAAATTGTATTCACATCCGGGGCAACCGAGGCTGACAATCTGGCCATTCTTGGAGCTGCCAGGTTTTATCAGCGGAAGGGGAAGCATTTGATCACATCTGTCACGGAGCATAAGGCTGTTCTTGACAGTTTTCATCAGTTGGAGCAGGAAGGCTTCCATGTAAGCTATCTTACTCCACAGCCGGATGGGTTGCTTTCATTACAGGATTTAGAGCAGGCGATCACTGAGGAAACCATCCTTGTTTCTATTATGCACGTCAACAATGAAATTGGTGTAGTTCAGGATATTGCAGCCATCGGCGAATTATTAAAGAACCGGGGGATTATTTTTCACGTGGATGCAGCGCAAAGTGCAGGGAAAATTGCAATTAATCTGCGTGAATTATCGGTTGATCTCATGTCATTTTCTGCTCATAAGAATTATGGTCCCAAAGGGATCGGTGCATTATTCGTGCGTCAGAAACCAAGAATACGACTGCAGCCGCAAAGTTTTGGCGGCGGACATGAGGGTGGTTTACGTTCAGGAACCTTAGCGACTCATCAGATTGTTGGTATGGGGGAAGCCTTTGCTTTAGCCGAAGCGAGCCGCGAGGTGGAACAGGAAAGAATACTTAAACTACGAGAACTATTATGGAATAATATAAAGGTCCTGCCTGATATTCATCTCAATGGCCATACAAGGCAAAGAGTGGCTGGCAATTTAAACATCACCTTTCCGGGAGTTGAAGGCGATTCACTGCTCTACGCTTTGAAGGATCTGGCTGTTTCCAGCACCTCTGCCTGTGCATCCTCCAGCATGCAGCCTTCCTATGTACTGAAGGCCATCGGGTTAGATAATGAAAGCGCCTTTAGCTCGATACGCTTATCAATAGGCCGATTTACCACAGAGGCTGAAATTATCGAAGCCTCGCAGATTATTCGTCAACAAGTCTCACGGTTACATGAAATATCACCATGA
- a CDS encoding type III pantothenate kinase — protein MILCLDVGNSHIYGGVFAGDEIRLRFRHTSKACTSDEFGIFLKTVLRENQCSPEAIKQIAICSVVPQLDYSLRSACLKYFTVDPFFLQAGVKTGLNIKYRNPLEVGADRIANAISAAHIYPGKNIIVIDFGTATTFCVITAHKFYLGGAILPGMRLSVDALSTNTAKLPAVEIVKMNQAVGRSTIESIQSGVYFGAIGACRELITRIKAESFNDEEVLVLATGGFASLFEKQNIYDYLVPDLVLQGIRLAALMNQ, from the coding sequence ATGATTTTATGCCTCGATGTGGGAAACTCTCATATATATGGTGGTGTCTTTGCAGGGGATGAAATCCGCTTGCGATTTCGTCATACCTCCAAAGCCTGTACCTCGGATGAGTTCGGTATTTTTTTGAAAACGGTCTTGCGTGAAAATCAATGCTCACCGGAAGCTATAAAGCAAATCGCTATTTGCTCGGTCGTACCGCAACTGGACTATTCCCTGCGTTCCGCTTGTCTTAAATACTTTACTGTCGACCCATTTTTTCTGCAGGCCGGAGTAAAAACAGGACTTAATATAAAGTATCGAAATCCTCTGGAAGTAGGAGCTGACAGGATCGCCAATGCCATTTCGGCGGCACATATTTATCCCGGTAAAAATATTATTGTGATTGATTTTGGTACGGCAACTACGTTCTGTGTCATTACTGCACATAAATTTTATCTGGGAGGAGCTATCCTTCCGGGAATGCGTTTATCGGTTGATGCACTTTCCACTAATACCGCTAAATTACCGGCGGTAGAAATTGTAAAAATGAACCAGGCTGTTGGCCGTTCCACGATTGAAAGTATCCAGTCGGGCGTTTATTTTGGCGCCATAGGTGCTTGCCGCGAATTAATCACCCGGATAAAAGCGGAATCCTTTAATGATGAGGAAGTTTTAGTACTGGCTACCGGTGGTTTTGCTTCCCTGTTTGAAAAGCAAAATATTTATGATTATCTGGTACCAGATCTGGTATTGCAGGGCATTCGTCTGGCTGCCTTAATGAATCAATAA
- the rsmH gene encoding 16S rRNA (cytosine(1402)-N(4))-methyltransferase RsmH, with protein sequence MHQSVLLEESINGLAIHPDGVYVDATFGRGGHSRAILERLSEQGRLIAIDKDPEAIQYAGEVFAQEKRFEIFHGSFADIAVFAEKAGVSGVVDGVLMDLGVSSPQLDDAERGFSFLKEGPLDMRMNLHQKLDAATFVNRTDEQEMKEVFRKYGEERFAGRIARAIVAARQQSPILTTQALAEIVKAANPKWEKHKHPATRVFQAIRIYINDELSDLEKALKSSVDVLKIGGRLAVISFHSLEDRIVKQFMKAMEEGNRPPPGVPVKYNEIVKKFRRVGKAIMPEESEIKENVRSRSAVLRIGEKLS encoded by the coding sequence ATGCATCAATCAGTCTTATTAGAAGAATCGATAAATGGTTTGGCAATCCATCCGGACGGTGTCTATGTTGATGCCACTTTTGGCCGGGGAGGGCACAGTCGTGCAATTCTTGAGCGCCTGTCGGAGCAAGGCCGATTGATTGCCATTGATAAAGATCCTGAGGCTATCCAGTATGCCGGTGAAGTATTTGCCCAGGAAAAACGCTTTGAGATTTTCCACGGTTCGTTCGCTGATATTGCCGTTTTTGCAGAAAAAGCAGGCGTTAGTGGTGTTGTAGATGGAGTGTTAATGGATTTGGGAGTGTCATCTCCGCAGTTAGATGACGCAGAAAGGGGGTTTAGTTTTTTAAAAGAAGGCCCTCTGGATATGCGAATGAACTTGCATCAGAAACTTGATGCCGCAACCTTTGTTAATCGTACCGACGAGCAGGAAATGAAGGAGGTGTTCAGGAAGTACGGAGAGGAGCGTTTTGCAGGAAGGATTGCGCGGGCGATAGTGGCAGCCCGCCAGCAATCCCCAATATTGACTACTCAGGCACTTGCCGAGATCGTCAAGGCGGCAAATCCAAAATGGGAAAAACATAAGCATCCTGCAACAAGAGTATTCCAGGCAATACGTATTTATATCAATGATGAATTAAGCGATTTGGAAAAAGCGCTCAAATCATCGGTTGATGTGTTGAAAATCGGGGGGCGTTTGGCTGTTATCAGTTTCCACTCCTTAGAAGATCGAATAGTGAAGCAGTTTATGAAGGCAATGGAGGAAGGTAATAGACCGCCTCCCGGTGTGCCTGTGAAATACAATGAGATTGTAAAAAAATTCAGACGAGTAGGTAAGGCGATTATGCCAGAAGAAAGTGAAATTAAAGAGAATGTCAGATCCCGTAGTGCGGTCCTTAGAATAGGAGAGAAGTTGTCATGA
- a CDS encoding peptidoglycan D,D-transpeptidase FtsI family protein: protein MKKNGHRLRLITVSGFFVLILGILVWRMLDLTVLHRQFLKGQGDARSLRVQDIPAYRGMITDRNGTPLAVSTPVQSVWVNPKEFSPTPQQLATLSKITGIPAKILKARVEKAKNREFLYLQRQLPPMLAKEIEVLKIPGVNFQQEFKRYYPEGDSTAQLIGFTNIDDAGIEGMELAYQDWLMGVPGKKRVVKDRTGHIVEVLGILKEPKPGHDLVLSIDRRIQYLAHHELKNTMEKFAARSGSVVVVDTQTGEILATANYPSFNPNARANYSRDSYRNKAITDTFEPGSVIKPFSIASALGSGLVTPATIIDTRPSWMIVHGHTIRDVHNYGVLDVTGVLEHSSNVGVTKMVLLSPPEQLLGLLQRSGFGQRTESGYPGESDGAIVKPKDANPFVLATVSFGYGLSVTPLQLAKAYLIFANHGNLLPVTLLHNPDYHPSVEKVIDEKTANDVLAMMEAVMVEGTGKAAQIPGYRVAGKTGTARIAGKNGYEANRHIASFVGIAPASRPRLVVVVVIHEPTKNGYYGAAVAAPLFAKVMSGALRTLDIPPDITTG, encoded by the coding sequence ATGAAAAAAAACGGACACCGTTTACGGTTAATTACCGTTTCAGGCTTTTTTGTTCTCATTCTGGGTATCTTAGTCTGGAGAATGCTTGACCTCACTGTCCTTCATCGACAATTTCTTAAAGGACAAGGCGACGCCAGAAGTTTAAGAGTTCAGGATATTCCTGCGTATCGGGGAATGATAACTGATCGTAACGGCACGCCGCTCGCTGTAAGTACCCCTGTTCAATCTGTTTGGGTTAATCCCAAGGAATTTTCTCCTACCCCTCAGCAACTTGCAACATTGTCCAAAATAACCGGTATTCCCGCCAAAATATTAAAAGCACGAGTTGAGAAAGCCAAAAACCGGGAATTTCTTTATTTACAACGCCAGTTACCCCCTATGCTGGCCAAGGAGATTGAAGTATTAAAAATTCCAGGTGTCAATTTCCAGCAGGAATTTAAACGCTATTACCCGGAAGGGGACAGTACTGCTCAGCTAATTGGATTTACCAATATTGACGATGCCGGAATTGAAGGAATGGAACTGGCCTATCAGGACTGGTTAATGGGTGTTCCGGGGAAAAAGCGGGTTGTTAAGGATAGAACGGGTCATATTGTTGAAGTATTAGGGATCCTTAAGGAACCTAAGCCCGGTCATGATTTGGTTTTGAGTATCGATCGCCGTATCCAGTACCTGGCGCATCATGAATTGAAAAATACAATGGAAAAATTTGCCGCTCGCAGTGGTTCGGTCGTCGTGGTGGATACTCAAACCGGTGAAATTCTGGCAACCGCCAATTATCCCTCGTTTAATCCTAATGCCAGAGCTAACTATTCCCGGGATAGTTATCGTAACAAGGCGATCACCGATACATTTGAACCCGGCTCCGTTATCAAACCTTTCAGTATTGCCAGTGCGCTTGGCAGCGGCCTGGTAACGCCGGCGACAATTATTGATACCCGTCCGAGCTGGATGATTGTTCATGGTCATACTATACGAGATGTTCATAATTATGGCGTACTTGATGTAACAGGAGTTTTAGAACATTCAAGTAACGTCGGAGTGACCAAAATGGTACTCTTAAGTCCGCCGGAGCAACTGCTTGGGCTTTTGCAGCGCAGTGGTTTTGGTCAAAGAACAGAAAGCGGTTATCCAGGGGAAAGCGATGGGGCGATTGTGAAGCCTAAAGATGCCAATCCTTTCGTTTTAGCAACCGTCAGTTTTGGATATGGGTTATCAGTGACCCCCCTGCAATTGGCTAAAGCCTATTTAATATTTGCCAATCATGGCAATTTGCTGCCTGTTACTTTGTTGCATAATCCCGATTATCACCCGAGCGTCGAAAAGGTAATTGACGAGAAAACTGCTAATGATGTTCTGGCTATGATGGAGGCCGTTATGGTGGAGGGAACGGGTAAAGCAGCCCAGATTCCGGGCTATCGTGTAGCAGGTAAAACAGGAACCGCCCGAATCGCTGGAAAAAATGGCTATGAGGCCAATCGGCACATAGCCAGCTTCGTAGGTATTGCTCCAGCATCGCGTCCTCGACTGGTTGTGGTGGTAGTAATTCATGAGCCGACTAAAAATGGTTATTATGGAGCAGCGGTTGCCGCACCCTTATTTGCAAAAGTAATGTCAGGCGCCTTACGCACTCTGGATATTCCGCCCGATATAACAACAGGCTAA
- a CDS encoding UDP-N-acetylmuramoyl-L-alanyl-D-glutamate--2,6-diaminopimelate ligase, protein MKLNELLNPWIDDVSELEITGISNDSRSVKAGDLFIAYPGHASDGRQFISQAVKSGAAAVLFDPHGWKISEPAASTVYIPLANLAAKQAELAARFYQNPSDSLYVTGVTGTNGKTTIAYQLAQAHELLSAKSAYIGTLGYGKADDLQSLANTTPDAFCLQQLFSRFRQSDISQVCMEVSSHALDQGRTDCIRFSQGIFTNLTHDHLDYHHTMDEYAKAKAKLFAFPELKWAIVNQDDQYTRQILKSVSANCQLLSYGVHQQADVRAIEHEISLTGTRIKLISPWGSHELQIRALGYFNIYNALAIFTSLMAAGYPVSEVVETMSKLRAAPGRMEIVSHEPYTIVDYAHTPDALKNVLETLNGVKKGKIIAVFGCGGDRDKTKRPIMGQIASDNADIVIMTSDNPRTEDPVQILDEIEQGIHKRDNLYKIANREEAIAKAVSLASADDIVLVAGKGHESYQQVGSIRHHFSDQEVLKRYVDKKLL, encoded by the coding sequence ATGAAACTCAATGAACTGCTCAATCCCTGGATTGATGATGTATCTGAATTGGAAATAACCGGGATCAGCAATGATAGCAGATCCGTTAAGGCTGGTGATTTGTTTATAGCTTACCCTGGTCATGCCTCAGATGGACGGCAGTTTATTTCACAAGCTGTAAAGAGTGGGGCTGCCGCAGTTCTTTTTGATCCTCATGGGTGGAAGATATCCGAGCCTGCCGCGTCTACTGTGTATATTCCATTGGCTAATCTTGCAGCGAAGCAGGCTGAACTGGCTGCCCGATTTTATCAAAATCCTTCGGACAGCCTCTACGTTACCGGCGTCACTGGAACGAATGGTAAAACAACCATCGCCTATCAGTTAGCGCAGGCACATGAACTACTTTCTGCAAAATCGGCTTATATCGGCACTTTGGGCTATGGAAAAGCGGATGATCTGCAATCACTGGCCAATACCACGCCTGATGCATTTTGCCTGCAACAGCTATTCAGCCGATTTCGTCAATCCGATATCAGTCAGGTGTGTATGGAGGTATCGTCACATGCTCTTGATCAGGGACGCACTGATTGTATTCGTTTTTCTCAGGGGATTTTCACTAACTTAACCCACGATCACCTCGATTATCATCACACGATGGATGAGTATGCAAAGGCAAAAGCAAAACTGTTTGCGTTTCCAGAGTTAAAGTGGGCCATTGTAAATCAGGATGATCAGTATACCCGACAAATCCTGAAATCTGTTTCTGCCAATTGCCAGTTGTTAAGCTATGGTGTTCATCAGCAGGCTGATGTCAGAGCTATTGAACATGAAATCAGTCTGACAGGAACCCGAATTAAACTGATCTCTCCTTGGGGAAGCCATGAATTGCAGATAAGAGCTTTAGGATATTTTAATATTTACAACGCCCTGGCCATATTTACCAGCCTTATGGCTGCAGGCTATCCCGTGTCTGAAGTTGTTGAAACAATGTCTAAACTTCGAGCCGCTCCGGGCCGTATGGAAATTGTAAGCCATGAACCCTATACCATTGTGGATTATGCTCATACACCGGATGCTTTGAAAAACGTTCTTGAAACCTTAAATGGCGTCAAAAAGGGTAAAATCATTGCGGTGTTTGGCTGCGGCGGCGACAGAGATAAAACGAAGCGCCCCATTATGGGACAAATCGCCAGTGACAATGCGGATATTGTCATTATGACCAGCGATAATCCACGCACCGAAGATCCTGTGCAAATTCTTGATGAAATTGAGCAAGGTATCCATAAACGAGACAATTTATATAAAATTGCCAACAGAGAAGAAGCTATTGCCAAAGCAGTCAGTCTTGCCTCAGCTGATGATATCGTGTTGGTCGCTGGGAAAGGGCATGAATCCTATCAGCAAGTGGGCAGTATACGCCATCATTTTTCTGATCAGGAAGTCTTAAAGCGCTATGTGGATAAGAAATTATTGTAG
- a CDS encoding iron-sulfur cluster assembly scaffold protein, with protein MIIYNELVERCFFKPRHAGILDCNEPYTVHARAGYPGRSGHFDLYLQCDAGLIKKARFKAFGNPYLIAGLELLCEQIENSSLNEHPHFEHNGLACSLDLPKNQQQLVFLIETGYLSAINHMKEKLGV; from the coding sequence ATGATCATTTATAATGAATTAGTAGAACGTTGTTTTTTTAAGCCCCGCCATGCAGGTATTCTGGATTGTAATGAACCCTATACGGTGCATGCCAGGGCTGGTTATCCTGGCCGATCAGGACATTTTGATCTTTACTTACAGTGTGATGCAGGTTTAATTAAAAAAGCGAGATTTAAAGCATTTGGTAATCCTTATCTGATTGCTGGACTGGAGCTTCTCTGTGAGCAGATTGAGAATAGTTCATTAAACGAACATCCTCACTTTGAGCATAATGGGCTTGCGTGCAGCCTGGATTTACCAAAAAATCAGCAGCAGCTTGTTTTTTTGATTGAAACAGGGTATCTCAGTGCTATAAATCATATGAAAGAGAAATTAGGGGTTTAA
- the mraZ gene encoding division/cell wall cluster transcriptional repressor MraZ — MFRGITSLTIDAKGRIAVPTRYREALDNAGNASLVITIDTEETCLLLYPAAQWQVIEDKLQSLPSFNAAARRIQRLLIGHATDVEVDNNGRLLLPSLLREYAGLEKHAVMIGQGNKFEIWNDKTWEEKRESWLAEEASQHDVLPDEMKTFSL, encoded by the coding sequence ATGTTTCGTGGCATAACGTCTTTGACAATCGATGCGAAGGGTCGTATAGCGGTTCCAACACGTTACCGTGAAGCATTGGACAACGCAGGCAATGCCTCTTTAGTCATCACTATTGATACTGAAGAAACCTGTCTTTTGCTGTATCCCGCTGCACAATGGCAAGTTATTGAAGATAAATTGCAGAGTTTGCCGAGTTTTAACGCGGCTGCAAGGCGTATTCAGCGTTTGCTGATTGGGCATGCAACTGATGTTGAGGTAGATAACAATGGACGATTATTATTGCCTTCTTTGCTGCGTGAATACGCAGGACTCGAAAAGCATGCAGTAATGATTGGCCAAGGCAATAAGTTTGAGATTTGGAATGATAAGACTTGGGAAGAAAAACGTGAAAGCTGGTTAGCTGAAGAAGCCTCTCAGCACGACGTCTTACCAGATGAAATGAAAACATTTTCTTTATAG
- the pilV gene encoding type IV pilus modification protein PilV: MHMLSKQEGFSLLEVLISTVILAIGLLGIASLQTNAVRYNHSAYLRSIAISQMSNMFDRMLANPAGVQAGSYNNMSGLSTNPNCNTCSMSQIAQRDLYQWNQANSQLLPNGQGSVTRNGNVFTIIIRWDNDRTGATGMNCSGDYRVDLACLTMDVEL; this comes from the coding sequence ATGCACATGTTAAGCAAACAGGAAGGATTCAGTTTGCTTGAGGTCCTCATCAGCACAGTAATCCTGGCCATTGGCTTATTAGGCATTGCTTCATTGCAGACCAACGCGGTTCGCTATAATCATTCCGCTTATCTGCGCTCGATTGCAATTTCCCAGATGAGTAATATGTTTGACCGGATGCTGGCTAATCCTGCAGGGGTGCAAGCGGGCTCTTACAATAATATGTCTGGTCTTTCTACAAACCCTAACTGCAACACCTGCAGTATGTCGCAAATCGCGCAGCGCGATCTCTATCAATGGAATCAGGCAAACAGTCAGCTTCTACCCAATGGACAGGGCAGTGTCACTCGTAATGGCAATGTATTTACAATTATTATTCGCTGGGATAATGACCGTACCGGCGCCACCGGGATGAATTGCAGCGGTGACTATCGGGTGGATTTGGCTTGTCTTACCATGGATGTTGAGTTATGA
- a CDS encoding HesB/IscA family protein: protein MSVVQQHVNDDSIMGISLSEAAIKHLLSYLKTQAGSKGVRFSVKKTGCSGLSYVVDYVNETVEDDASFPLNSDYQIYIDRKSYPYLKGMQIDYVKQGLNSKFIFNNPNQTGQCGCGESFTVD from the coding sequence ATGAGTGTGGTGCAGCAACATGTTAACGATGATTCAATAATGGGGATTTCTCTGAGCGAGGCAGCCATTAAACATTTATTAAGCTATCTTAAGACGCAAGCCGGAAGTAAAGGAGTACGTTTCTCAGTTAAAAAAACGGGTTGTTCTGGCCTCTCTTATGTCGTGGATTATGTCAATGAGACGGTTGAGGATGACGCCAGTTTTCCTCTTAATTCGGATTATCAGATTTATATCGATCGAAAAAGTTATCCTTATTTAAAAGGAATGCAGATTGATTACGTCAAACAGGGTCTTAATTCCAAGTTCATTTTTAATAATCCTAATCAAACGGGTCAATGCGGCTGCGGTGAAAGTTTTACTGTGGATTAA
- a CDS encoding RNA methyltransferase, with product MNFSAIRIVLVGTTHPGNIGSAARAMKTMGLTRLYLVNPKSFPDLRACEMAAGADDLLDTAVVTQDLEQALQGCQLVLATSARPRGIALPGLNPPEAATLIAGKSDDTEVAILFGREHAGLTNDELLRSQFHINIPSNPEYSSLNLAQAVQIIAYELRMKLLSSPKVEVALREDRVATAEEVEQFYGHLTDVMVAIDFLRPDNPGRLQQRIRRLFNRVGLEHMEVNILRGILSHMQNALKWAKINKGS from the coding sequence ATGAATTTTTCTGCAATACGAATAGTGCTTGTTGGGACTACTCATCCTGGCAATATCGGCTCTGCAGCAAGAGCCATGAAAACGATGGGATTAACCCGTCTTTATCTGGTCAATCCAAAGTCTTTCCCTGATTTAAGGGCCTGTGAAATGGCAGCGGGTGCTGATGATTTATTGGACACTGCAGTAGTAACTCAGGATCTGGAGCAGGCTTTGCAGGGCTGCCAACTGGTTTTGGCGACCAGCGCAAGACCAAGAGGAATAGCTTTACCGGGCCTTAATCCGCCTGAAGCGGCAACCTTAATTGCTGGAAAGTCCGATGATACCGAAGTGGCCATTTTATTTGGCCGCGAACATGCCGGACTAACTAATGATGAACTGCTGCGCAGTCAGTTCCATATTAACATTCCCAGTAATCCTGAATACAGTTCTTTAAATCTCGCCCAGGCAGTGCAAATTATTGCCTATGAGCTGCGGATGAAATTGCTGTCTTCGCCTAAAGTTGAAGTGGCACTGCGTGAAGATCGGGTGGCTACAGCAGAAGAAGTAGAACAGTTTTATGGGCATTTAACGGATGTGATGGTGGCAATCGATTTTTTAAGACCTGATAACCCTGGGCGATTGCAGCAACGCATTCGCCGGCTTTTTAATCGCGTAGGTCTGGAACACATGGAGGTGAACATTCTGCGCGGCATTTTGAGTCATATGCAGAATGCTTTGAAATGGGCGAAAATTAATAAAGGGAGTTAA
- a CDS encoding helix-turn-helix domain-containing protein: protein MSAVMQDVTQINDALIQQVIGTVKGYLNAVSNKDNNLNLYQLIVEEVEAPLFRTVMELTRYNQSKAARVLGVSRGTLRTKLKRYFDDEFIGTRG, encoded by the coding sequence ATGAGTGCAGTAATGCAAGATGTGACACAAATTAACGATGCCTTGATTCAGCAAGTAATCGGAACCGTCAAAGGGTATCTGAATGCTGTCAGCAATAAAGATAATAATCTTAACCTTTATCAACTGATTGTTGAGGAAGTAGAAGCTCCCTTATTTCGTACGGTGATGGAACTGACCCGTTATAATCAATCAAAAGCTGCTCGTGTACTTGGTGTTAGCCGCGGCACACTGCGTACTAAACTGAAGCGTTATTTTGATGATGAGTTTATTGGCACCCGCGGTTAA
- a CDS encoding inositol monophosphatase family protein yields MQPLLNIAVTAAKQAGDIIVRHIEQIDRIKVSAKSTHDYFSEVDIKAEQAIMHTIHKAYPDHGFLAEESGTHNIDSEVTWMIDPLDGTTNYLHGFPFFSVSIACKIKNRIEHAVVYDPIRHEFFTASRGCGAQLNDRRIRVSKQTQLDSSLLGTGFPFRDPKLAQRYMPTFEALIGKCAGIRRTGSAALDLAYVACGRLDGFWEMGLRPWDMAAAALLIKEAGGLVGDLQGGEDYLKKGDISGGNPKIFKALLQTLMPVTRGS; encoded by the coding sequence ATGCAGCCACTATTAAATATTGCAGTGACCGCCGCCAAGCAGGCGGGTGATATTATTGTTCGCCATATAGAGCAAATTGACCGAATAAAGGTCAGCGCTAAAAGTACTCACGATTATTTCAGTGAAGTGGACATTAAAGCCGAACAGGCAATTATGCATACTATTCATAAAGCTTATCCTGATCATGGATTTCTTGCTGAAGAAAGCGGCACTCATAATATCGATTCAGAAGTTACCTGGATGATCGATCCCCTTGATGGCACAACCAATTATCTGCATGGGTTTCCCTTCTTTTCCGTTTCTATCGCCTGCAAAATCAAAAACAGGATTGAACATGCGGTCGTTTATGATCCAATTCGCCATGAATTTTTTACCGCCAGCCGCGGTTGTGGCGCTCAGTTAAATGATCGGCGTATTCGAGTATCCAAACAAACCCAGCTTGACTCTTCCCTGCTGGGAACCGGATTTCCTTTCCGTGATCCCAAGCTCGCTCAAAGGTATATGCCTACATTTGAAGCCTTGATTGGAAAATGTGCAGGCATCCGCAGAACCGGTTCCGCCGCACTGGACTTAGCCTATGTGGCCTGCGGCCGTCTTGATGGCTTTTGGGAAATGGGACTAAGACCCTGGGATATGGCAGCCGCCGCCTTACTGATTAAAGAGGCAGGTGGTTTGGTCGGTGATCTTCAAGGCGGTGAAGATTATCTCAAAAAAGGCGATATTTCCGGAGGAAACCCAAAAATTTTCAAAGCTTTACTACAAACCCTTATGCCTGTCACAAGAGGCAGCTAA